A window from Chlamydia gallinacea 08-1274/3 encodes these proteins:
- a CDS encoding ABC transporter substrate-binding protein — MFRIASQVFMNVLSLPWIVVLFGFVFLHSGCVSKSSCNTPALTIAIYDDPFSLSPDQAKRALDLSIAKLLFEGLTRENATLSSGIELALASHYRVSTDATTYTFFLKPNACWSDGSKITAHDVIKSWEHAKQSSPHHQLFEGINFYPNSSSEITLTLNIPNPQLLHLLSSPAFAVFNPNNLNIFSGPFRLLSHTPNHSLALEKNIHYYDQDKVAIDSLRLLVVPDFHTASLLLQRGEIQWLGQPWHQGLTKELKDSSSYHYTYYPVEGIFWITINTQDPFLSHYDNRYRVASAINREEIIQHALQSNQEPAYGLTRQSQPNRLSEKQTINPSPIKLKLTYPANIFRCQCIAEILKEQLKIVSIDLILEGLDYHVFLNKRKNHDFSLATGTGVAYYPQAHILTPEASCLIKNLEILPIYHMTHDYLTTLRIENILYNASGAVDLKYAYLSLPSSCS, encoded by the coding sequence ATGTTCCGCATTGCATCTCAAGTGTTCATGAACGTTCTATCTCTTCCATGGATTGTTGTTCTCTTTGGCTTTGTCTTTCTGCACTCAGGTTGTGTCTCTAAATCCTCATGCAATACACCAGCCTTGACGATTGCGATTTATGATGATCCTTTCTCCCTATCCCCTGATCAAGCAAAGCGCGCTTTAGATCTTTCCATAGCAAAACTCCTATTTGAAGGACTAACAAGAGAAAATGCTACTCTATCTTCTGGTATAGAATTAGCTTTAGCTAGCCACTATAGAGTATCTACTGATGCAACTACCTATACCTTCTTTTTAAAACCCAATGCCTGCTGGAGTGATGGTTCAAAAATCACAGCTCATGATGTTATCAAATCCTGGGAACATGCTAAACAATCTTCTCCACATCATCAGCTATTTGAAGGCATAAACTTCTACCCAAACTCTTCTTCAGAAATTACATTAACCCTAAATATTCCCAATCCCCAACTCCTACATCTGTTATCCTCACCAGCGTTCGCTGTCTTTAATCCTAATAACCTAAATATATTCAGCGGCCCCTTCCGTCTTCTTTCTCATACCCCTAACCACTCTCTGGCATTAGAGAAAAATATTCACTACTATGATCAAGACAAAGTAGCTATTGATTCACTTCGTCTACTCGTTGTTCCTGATTTCCATACAGCATCCTTGCTATTACAGCGTGGGGAAATTCAATGGCTAGGCCAACCCTGGCATCAAGGGCTGACTAAAGAACTTAAAGACAGCTCCTCCTATCACTATACTTATTATCCTGTGGAGGGGATTTTTTGGATAACTATCAATACGCAAGATCCTTTTCTATCGCATTATGATAATCGTTACCGCGTTGCCTCAGCGATTAACAGAGAAGAAATTATTCAGCATGCTCTACAAAGCAATCAGGAGCCTGCCTACGGCCTTACAAGACAATCTCAACCGAACAGACTCTCTGAAAAGCAAACTATTAACCCATCTCCTATAAAACTTAAACTTACCTACCCAGCAAATATATTCCGCTGCCAATGCATTGCAGAAATTCTGAAAGAACAATTGAAAATAGTATCTATTGATCTTATCCTGGAAGGATTAGATTACCATGTCTTCTTAAACAAACGTAAAAATCACGATTTCTCCTTAGCCACAGGAACGGGGGTTGCTTACTATCCTCAAGCTCACATTCTTACCCCCGAAGCTAGCTGCCTAATAAAAAATTTAGAAATCCTACCTATATATCACATGACCCATGACTACCTAACAACATTACGTATAGAAAATATTCTATACAATGCTTCGGGAGCTGTGGATCTTAAGTATGCCTATCTAAGCCTGCCCTCCTCATGTTCTTGA
- a CDS encoding peptide ABC transporter substrate-binding protein — protein MKRKSRFLYLLTLRASLFLSITPLLFACSQHSLHPNAITIAISHDPMSLDPRSACLSKDISIAQALYEGLMREHNHHPQPALATHYTVSDDQTIYTFYLKPSQWSNGDPVTAYDFEESIKQLYQCEVAGSSVFLMGVIKNAQAITKHQLPVDALGIRAINDLTLEITLEQPIPHFLELISYPLFFPVHISLRNYYKTRGTPFPHISNGPFVLHTYHPQNQLIMKKNSRYHEHSAVQLETITFQVVPETHTAMQLLQKKLIDWMGSPWSAPITKEDQNRIPQEKLYKYPVLGTTALICNLNNTLIKNKSLRQALSYAIDKPSLLQFINSGQVAENFLPPSLSTLPIQGAMPQEQRESIAREYFKKAQQELSQKQLSELSIIYPLESASLNAIVQEIQQQIKHVLGISITIQGMEYHSFLDKRNRGDFSLATGKWVANYPRPSSFLAILGNPTPSVSTTSLTHWENPQYNTIVNRLHSHPNENDQYTAENLIKEDLPLIPLYHFEYVYAANPKIHQAYCSPLGHVDIKELVITK, from the coding sequence ATGAAAAGAAAATCTCGTTTCCTGTACCTTCTTACCCTACGAGCATCTCTTTTCCTTAGTATTACGCCATTGCTGTTCGCATGCTCTCAACACTCTCTCCACCCCAATGCGATAACAATTGCAATTAGTCACGATCCGATGTCTCTAGATCCTCGCAGCGCCTGTTTAAGTAAAGATATTTCTATAGCCCAAGCTCTCTATGAAGGGCTCATGAGAGAACATAACCACCATCCCCAGCCGGCACTAGCAACACACTACACAGTTTCTGATGATCAAACTATTTATACATTTTATTTAAAGCCTTCCCAATGGAGTAATGGCGATCCTGTTACTGCTTATGATTTTGAGGAATCCATAAAACAGCTATATCAATGTGAAGTAGCGGGTTCCTCGGTTTTTCTTATGGGAGTAATTAAAAATGCTCAAGCCATTACTAAGCACCAACTTCCTGTCGACGCCTTAGGTATCCGTGCGATTAATGATCTAACCTTGGAGATTACCTTAGAACAGCCCATCCCTCATTTTCTAGAGCTCATCTCCTATCCTCTTTTTTTCCCTGTACACATATCTTTAAGAAATTATTATAAAACGCGTGGCACTCCTTTTCCTCATATTTCCAATGGTCCCTTTGTTCTTCATACATACCATCCACAAAATCAACTTATCATGAAAAAAAATTCTCGCTACCATGAACATAGCGCGGTCCAATTAGAAACTATTACCTTTCAAGTTGTTCCTGAAACACATACAGCGATGCAATTATTGCAAAAAAAACTTATTGATTGGATGGGTTCTCCTTGGAGCGCCCCTATTACCAAAGAAGATCAAAATCGTATCCCACAAGAAAAGCTATACAAATATCCTGTATTGGGAACTACAGCGCTCATCTGCAACCTCAACAACACTCTGATAAAAAATAAATCCCTACGCCAGGCCTTAAGCTATGCTATTGATAAACCATCTTTGCTCCAGTTTATTAACTCTGGGCAAGTTGCAGAAAATTTTCTTCCTCCTTCCTTATCGACGCTACCAATACAAGGCGCCATGCCCCAAGAACAGAGGGAAAGTATTGCCCGAGAGTATTTTAAAAAAGCTCAGCAAGAACTTTCCCAAAAACAACTTTCTGAACTCTCCATTATCTATCCCCTAGAATCTGCATCTTTAAATGCTATTGTGCAAGAGATCCAACAACAAATTAAACATGTCCTAGGAATCTCCATTACAATTCAAGGTATGGAATACCACTCGTTTTTAGATAAACGCAATCGGGGAGACTTCTCTCTTGCTACGGGGAAGTGGGTTGCCAACTACCCCCGCCCCTCCTCTTTCTTGGCGATTCTTGGCAACCCCACGCCCAGTGTATCCACAACATCACTCACTCACTGGGAAAACCCACAGTACAACACTATCGTAAATCGACTGCACTCCCACCCTAACGAAAACGATCAGTATACTGCAGAAAATCTCATTAAAGAAGACCTACCTCTAATTCCTTTATATCATTTTGAATACGTATACGCAGCAAATCCCAAAATCCATCAAGCATACTGCTCTCCTTTAGGACATGTGGACATTAAAGAATTAGTAATCACAAAATAA
- a CDS encoding ABC transporter permease, whose translation MLRYISKRLLFNLLSLWVILTLTFLVMKSIPGDPFNDENSNALSQETLHILKTQYGLNQPLYQQYLYYLKSLVTLNFGNSLVYKDRSVISIITTAFPASAILGIESLVLSIFGGIFLGTLAAMRKKKQGHYILLSSIFQISVPTFVLATLLQYLFAVKIPILPIACWGSFSHTILPSLALAIPPMAFITQLTCSSVSSVLNKDYALLAYAKGLPSIEVILKHILPYAIFPTISYAAFLVTTVMTGTFAIENIFCIPGLGKWFVCSIKQRDYPVTLGLSVFYGAFFMLSSLLFDLLQAMIDPQLRHTYKKIERKRKPTQENPQV comes from the coding sequence ATGCTCCGTTACATAAGTAAGCGTCTATTATTTAATTTACTTTCTCTGTGGGTAATCCTTACCCTCACATTTTTAGTGATGAAGTCCATCCCAGGGGATCCTTTTAATGATGAAAATAGTAATGCTCTATCACAAGAAACTCTTCACATCCTAAAAACGCAATACGGATTAAATCAACCCCTATACCAACAATATCTTTACTATCTAAAATCTTTAGTCACTCTAAATTTTGGTAACTCTTTAGTTTATAAAGACCGTAGTGTGATCAGTATCATTACTACAGCTTTCCCTGCATCGGCAATCCTAGGAATTGAAAGTCTCGTGCTATCCATTTTTGGAGGTATTTTCTTAGGAACCCTAGCCGCTATGCGAAAAAAAAAACAAGGCCATTACATCCTTCTCTCCTCAATCTTCCAAATATCAGTGCCTACTTTTGTATTAGCCACTCTGTTACAATATCTATTTGCTGTAAAAATTCCGATTCTCCCCATAGCTTGCTGGGGAAGTTTTAGCCATACCATTCTCCCCTCACTCGCTTTGGCAATTCCTCCCATGGCATTTATTACGCAATTAACCTGTTCTTCCGTATCTTCCGTATTGAATAAGGACTACGCTTTGCTTGCCTACGCTAAAGGTTTACCTTCTATAGAGGTGATTCTAAAACATATCCTTCCCTATGCTATCTTTCCTACAATCTCTTACGCTGCTTTTCTTGTGACTACAGTAATGACAGGGACATTTGCTATAGAAAATATCTTCTGTATCCCTGGGCTAGGTAAATGGTTTGTCTGTAGTATAAAACAACGTGATTATCCTGTAACTTTAGGACTTTCTGTGTTTTATGGAGCTTTTTTTATGCTATCTTCTCTACTATTTGATCTTTTACAAGCAATGATCGATCCTCAACTCCGCCATACCTATAAGAAAATAGAGAGAAAAAGAAAACCTACCCAAGAAAACCCACAAGTATAA
- a CDS encoding ABC transporter permease has protein sequence MDIPSNSFFLKKRRKNNSMFLLGASLLGVLILSATLLPWLYPNYEKTSLEHTLTPPTKLFPFGTDALGRCMLARTIQGLRLSLLIAITATCIDVCIGLLWSTLALATGKKMAFLMMRITEILFSIPKIPVIILLLVIFNHGFFPLILAMTLTGWIPIAKIIYGQFLLLENKEFVLSAKAMNASTWHILKNHLLPNTFAPIISTLIFTIPGAIYTEAFISFLGLGIQPPQASLGTLVKEGISAIDYYPWLFFIPSAFMIALSISFNLIGEGAKALFIEENSHA, from the coding sequence ATGGATATTCCTTCTAACTCATTCTTCTTAAAGAAACGTAGAAAAAACAACTCCATGTTCCTACTAGGCGCCTCCCTACTGGGAGTCCTAATCCTCAGTGCTACTCTTCTACCCTGGCTCTACCCAAATTACGAAAAAACATCTCTAGAACATACTCTCACTCCTCCTACAAAACTTTTCCCTTTTGGGACAGATGCGTTAGGTCGCTGTATGTTAGCGAGAACAATTCAAGGATTACGTTTATCCCTACTCATTGCCATTACGGCGACATGCATTGACGTCTGCATAGGCCTCCTATGGTCAACTCTTGCCCTAGCTACAGGAAAAAAAATGGCTTTTCTCATGATGCGCATTACAGAAATTCTATTTTCGATTCCGAAAATTCCTGTAATTATTCTTCTACTAGTGATCTTTAATCACGGATTCTTTCCCTTGATCTTAGCTATGACCCTAACCGGATGGATCCCTATAGCAAAAATTATTTATGGACAGTTCTTACTCTTAGAAAATAAAGAATTCGTCTTATCTGCAAAAGCAATGAATGCCTCGACATGGCACATTCTGAAAAACCACCTGCTTCCTAATACCTTTGCCCCTATAATTTCCACATTAATTTTCACTATCCCCGGAGCTATCTATACCGAAGCCTTTATCAGTTTTTTAGGGCTAGGCATCCAACCTCCCCAAGCAAGTCTAGGAACTCTAGTAAAGGAAGGAATCAGCGCTATTGACTACTATCCCTGGTTATTTTTCATTCCTTCAGCTTTTATGATCGCCCTTTCCATAAGCTTTAACTTGATTGGAGAGGGAGCCAAGGCCCTGTTTATTGAGGAAAATTCCCATGCCTAA
- a CDS encoding ABC transporter ATP-binding protein: protein MPNSLLHINKLTIMSKHPCRKLIHSLSLKIQQQRSLALVGENGSGKTTLIKAILGFLPDTCTITQGNIFFEKQDLITLSHKDRQKIRGKKIAVILQNAMGALTPSMQIGEQIIETLLYHEKITRQEAYDKALDLLANVHISHPKQCLYLYPFQLSGGMRQRIVIAIALASSPQLILADEPTTALDSISQAQVLRILHKVNKEKNTTMLLVTHNLALVTELCDDVAIIKNGQLIETGSVDEVFSSPQHPYTQRLLHSIAKIPITATSSPILKEKVLSLTTGITSNL from the coding sequence ATGCCTAATTCCCTACTACACATTAATAAATTAACCATCATGTCAAAGCATCCCTGCCGCAAGCTGATTCACTCCTTATCATTAAAAATTCAACAACAACGTAGTTTAGCTTTGGTTGGAGAAAATGGCTCAGGAAAAACGACTCTGATTAAAGCTATTTTAGGATTTCTTCCTGATACTTGTACTATAACTCAGGGAAATATCTTTTTTGAAAAACAAGATCTCATCACATTGTCTCACAAGGATAGGCAAAAAATCCGTGGGAAAAAGATTGCCGTTATACTACAAAATGCTATGGGAGCACTCACTCCTTCTATGCAAATTGGAGAACAAATTATTGAAACTCTACTCTATCACGAGAAAATTACACGTCAGGAAGCATATGACAAAGCCCTGGATCTCCTAGCTAACGTACACATTTCCCACCCGAAACAATGCTTATATCTCTATCCATTCCAACTAAGTGGAGGCATGCGACAACGGATTGTCATTGCCATTGCCCTAGCAAGTTCTCCACAATTGATTCTTGCTGATGAACCTACAACAGCTCTAGACTCTATATCTCAAGCGCAAGTATTACGCATATTGCATAAAGTAAATAAAGAAAAAAATACCACCATGCTACTCGTCACACATAATCTAGCTCTCGTTACAGAACTTTGTGATGATGTGGCCATTATTAAAAATGGCCAACTCATAGAAACAGGAAGTGTAGATGAAGTCTTTTCCTCACCCCAACATCCCTATACCCAACGCCTTCTCCATTCTATAGCGAAAATCCCTATAACAGCTACCTCATCCCCAATCTTGAAAGAAAAAGTCCTATCCTTAACCACCGGAATCACATCGAACCTATGA